From Bacillus basilensis, a single genomic window includes:
- a CDS encoding GNAT family N-acetyltransferase, which translates to MEIRLLTTEDAEIYLKVCMEGLTKNPEAFSSSYEDVLKHEDPVVAMAKRLSNPDKYTLGVFKDNDLIGIATLETKPFIKQEHKAKIGSVFVSPRARGLGAGRALIKAIIENADKLHVEQLMLDVVVGNDAAKKLYESLGFQTYGVQERSLKHNGQYWDEEHMVLFLNN; encoded by the coding sequence ATGGAAATTCGCTTATTAACGACAGAGGATGCAGAAATATATTTAAAAGTTTGTATGGAAGGTTTAACGAAGAACCCGGAAGCTTTTAGCTCTTCTTATGAAGATGTTCTTAAACATGAGGATCCTGTAGTTGCTATGGCAAAACGATTAAGCAATCCGGATAAGTATACTCTAGGTGTCTTCAAAGATAACGATTTAATTGGTATCGCTACTTTAGAAACAAAACCATTTATTAAACAAGAACATAAAGCAAAAATCGGTTCCGTTTTTGTTTCCCCAAGAGCTCGTGGCCTTGGAGCAGGACGAGCGCTTATTAAAGCAATTATTGAAAATGCCGATAAATTACATGTAGAACAACTTATGCTCGATGTTGTAGTTGGTAACGATGCTGCAAAAAAATTATATGAATCATTAGGTTTCCAAACTTACGGCGTACAAGAGCGTTCATTAAAACATAACGGTCAATATTGGGACGAGGAACATATGGTTCTGTTCTTAAATAATTAA
- a CDS encoding glycerophosphoryl diester phosphodiesterase membrane domain-containing protein: MQHRKRLSIPGVIGHSFQTVRFAFWNVLTFQLAYKLLAAIVFVPLFGIIFNKLLYFGGYANATNDELLAFLKTPYGILAIVILSLLALFLIFTEFAVLIIISYFAHKRQKVRLRPILYKTVTYLPSLFTYCLPGFILYAVVLLPLLSTGYKSALIPEIQIPNFITGELFKTTMGQVGYYAFFAVVAYLNLRWIFVLPIIVLEEKPFRTAARKSANLVKESFFKVLFFLVGFFISVGIVFLLFIGIYLLCLWGVYEFTNPAGTFALLAESTMSVFLTSTLYLFSFIVTPFYIMAITRLYLQKVPVEDVLLEEGLDYSKTKADKCFFQKHRWKFIGVYIVGIITAGMVVAFIVTFITNTYKEPIIMAHRGYISKGVENTKEALQGAIDAKADYAEIDVLQTKDGELAVIHDLKLKRLANANVHVSDLTMDELRQLTLSQDGFSGQISTLDEIIKLAKGKIKLNIEVKLHGGEKDFVNKVLKAIKDNEFEKQCVIQTLHYPLIKEFKRANPDIKVGYILYASRANLKNVKADFYVAEEYMLNKKLVKEARKLNKPIYVWTVNDMESLKGYYKLNVDGIITDYPEDARETIKILKEQEAEESDLFDKITETTDDLFSKLFISYPAAG, translated from the coding sequence ATGCAACACCGTAAAAGACTATCTATACCAGGAGTAATTGGACATTCCTTTCAAACAGTTAGATTTGCTTTTTGGAATGTATTAACCTTTCAACTTGCTTATAAATTATTAGCAGCGATTGTATTTGTCCCGCTATTTGGGATCATTTTTAATAAGTTATTGTATTTTGGTGGTTATGCAAATGCGACGAATGATGAATTATTAGCGTTTTTAAAGACGCCATACGGCATATTGGCAATCGTAATTTTATCATTGTTAGCACTGTTTCTTATCTTTACGGAATTTGCGGTGCTTATTATTATTTCGTACTTTGCTCATAAAAGGCAAAAGGTGAGATTACGTCCGATTTTGTATAAAACAGTAACGTATTTACCTTCCCTTTTTACATATTGCTTACCAGGATTTATTTTGTACGCAGTTGTGTTATTACCACTATTAAGTACGGGGTATAAATCTGCATTGATTCCTGAGATTCAAATTCCTAATTTTATTACAGGTGAACTATTTAAGACAACAATGGGTCAAGTTGGATATTATGCTTTCTTTGCTGTAGTTGCCTATTTAAATCTTCGTTGGATCTTTGTTTTACCTATTATTGTTTTAGAGGAAAAGCCGTTCCGCACCGCAGCACGAAAAAGTGCAAACTTAGTAAAAGAAAGCTTTTTTAAAGTATTATTCTTTTTAGTAGGTTTTTTCATATCTGTAGGAATTGTCTTTCTTTTATTTATAGGAATTTATTTACTTTGTCTGTGGGGAGTATATGAATTTACAAACCCAGCAGGGACATTTGCATTATTAGCGGAATCAACAATGTCTGTATTTTTAACGAGTACATTGTATTTATTTAGCTTTATCGTGACACCATTTTATATTATGGCGATTACGCGATTATATTTACAAAAGGTTCCAGTTGAAGACGTTTTATTAGAAGAAGGATTGGATTATTCGAAAACGAAAGCAGATAAATGTTTCTTCCAAAAACATCGTTGGAAATTTATTGGCGTATATATTGTAGGAATTATTACTGCGGGAATGGTTGTTGCCTTCATTGTGACCTTTATTACAAACACATATAAAGAACCAATTATTATGGCTCATCGTGGTTATATTTCAAAAGGTGTAGAGAATACAAAAGAAGCTTTGCAAGGGGCTATTGATGCGAAAGCAGACTACGCTGAAATTGATGTACTGCAAACAAAAGACGGTGAATTAGCAGTTATACATGATTTGAAGTTGAAACGCCTTGCTAATGCTAATGTTCATGTGTCAGATTTAACGATGGACGAGTTAAGACAACTTACGCTTAGTCAAGATGGGTTTTCAGGACAAATAAGTACACTTGATGAGATCATTAAGCTGGCAAAGGGAAAAATCAAACTCAATATTGAAGTGAAGCTTCATGGTGGCGAAAAAGATTTCGTAAACAAAGTATTAAAAGCGATTAAAGATAATGAATTTGAGAAACAATGTGTAATTCAAACGTTACACTATCCGCTTATTAAAGAGTTTAAGCGGGCAAATCCAGATATAAAAGTAGGATATATACTGTATGCGAGTAGAGCTAACTTAAAGAATGTGAAAGCTGACTTTTATGTAGCAGAAGAATACATGTTAAATAAGAAATTAGTAAAAGAAGCAAGAAAGTTAAACAAGCCAATTTACGTATGGACGGTAAATGATATGGAAAGTTTAAAGGGATATTATAAACTAAACGTAGATGGTATCATTACCGATTATCCTGAAGATGCACGTGAAACAATTAAGATATTAAAAGAGCAAGAGGCGGAAGAAAGTGATTTGTTTGATAAAATTACTGAAACAACAGATGATTTATTTTCCAAGTTATTTATAAGTTACCCAGCTGCTGGCTAA
- a CDS encoding DUF1641 domain-containing protein: protein MAKEITLIKKKVITEEEQKQQVADELLNELSNNREAVEETMQLLAQLQKAGILDAAISLLAAKEDVSKIAVEQLNREPVKNALNNMMGAGEALSSVDPEVTKQITSSLVTGLQFATDELNSGKKTKVMDFFKVLKDPDINRAITFGFSFLKAFGQGLEKK, encoded by the coding sequence GTGGCGAAAGAAATTACTTTAATTAAAAAGAAAGTTATAACAGAGGAAGAACAGAAACAGCAAGTAGCAGATGAACTTCTAAATGAGCTATCTAATAATCGTGAAGCAGTAGAAGAAACAATGCAGCTTTTAGCACAGTTGCAAAAGGCTGGTATATTAGATGCGGCGATTAGTTTACTTGCTGCGAAGGAAGATGTTTCAAAAATCGCTGTGGAGCAATTAAATCGTGAACCAGTTAAAAATGCACTCAATAATATGATGGGGGCAGGGGAAGCGCTATCCTCAGTTGACCCAGAAGTAACAAAACAAATCACATCGAGTTTAGTCACTGGATTACAATTTGCAACAGATGAATTAAATAGTGGTAAAAAAACAAAAGTGATGGATTTCTTTAAAGTGTTAAAAGATCCAGATATCAATAGAGCCATTACATTCGGTTTTAGCTTCTTGAAAGCATTTGGACAAGGGTTAGAGAAAAAATAA
- a CDS encoding cell wall metabolism sensor histidine kinase WalK: MSKLSLKIGTYFLILALCIETIAFVSFYKSISTMRIEEETLALLEKGNRYSDKITKRAKWNTVAKEKKHVERAEYNKNPNRPVYPEFDIADEAEHLVESEAIANSDIAIIITDDNGKIISTSEPVTKAMQKQLTCKTEPIPKGGLIVEKNWKKSKFITTVSPLNTAEFQGKLYMLLKTSFLENMLLKLMKQFLIISVLTIILTTISVFVFSRVITEPLIKMKRATEKMSKLNKPIQLGIKRNDELGSLAKTIEDLSSELTYMKKERSEFLASVAHELLTPLTYMKGYAKVAKRDSLTKEEREEYLQIIEDETDSVTDLVQDLFMLVQLEQHQFVIKKQKVLLRPFLERMVEKTKTTLTNKQMQLHVYCKDDLEVCIDERRMEQVMLNLLHNAYQHSLENTTITIRVLIETHSFTISVEDEGEGIPEEDIPHIFDRFYRVDKSRTRATGGKGIGLAVAKEIIELHNGSILVTSQLGVGTNFIIELPFE; the protein is encoded by the coding sequence ATGAGTAAACTTTCACTTAAAATTGGGACATACTTTTTAATATTAGCCTTATGTATTGAAACAATTGCTTTCGTTTCTTTTTACAAAAGTATTTCAACAATGCGGATTGAGGAAGAAACACTTGCTCTTTTAGAAAAAGGTAATCGCTATAGTGACAAAATTACAAAACGCGCAAAGTGGAATACAGTTGCTAAAGAAAAGAAACACGTCGAACGCGCTGAATACAATAAAAATCCTAACCGTCCTGTGTACCCAGAGTTCGATATCGCTGATGAGGCTGAACACTTAGTTGAATCAGAAGCAATCGCTAACTCTGATATAGCTATCATTATAACAGACGATAACGGAAAAATTATTTCCACTTCAGAACCAGTAACAAAAGCAATGCAAAAACAACTTACTTGTAAAACAGAACCTATTCCAAAAGGCGGATTGATCGTCGAAAAGAACTGGAAAAAATCAAAATTCATCACAACGGTAAGCCCACTTAACACAGCAGAGTTTCAAGGAAAGTTATATATGTTATTAAAAACATCTTTCTTAGAAAATATGTTACTTAAACTCATGAAGCAATTTCTTATCATTAGTGTTTTGACAATTATTTTAACGACTATTTCTGTCTTTGTTTTTTCTCGTGTTATTACTGAACCGCTTATCAAAATGAAGAGGGCAACAGAAAAAATGTCAAAATTAAATAAGCCAATTCAATTAGGTATTAAACGGAATGATGAACTTGGAAGCTTAGCAAAAACGATTGAAGATTTATCCAGTGAACTGACTTATATGAAAAAAGAAAGAAGCGAGTTTCTCGCTAGTGTTGCTCACGAATTATTAACTCCATTAACCTATATGAAAGGTTATGCGAAAGTGGCAAAGAGAGACTCTTTAACGAAAGAAGAGCGTGAAGAATACTTGCAAATTATTGAGGATGAAACAGATAGTGTAACCGATCTCGTCCAAGATTTATTTATGCTGGTGCAATTAGAACAACACCAGTTTGTTATAAAAAAACAAAAAGTGCTTCTTAGGCCATTTTTAGAACGAATGGTTGAAAAAACAAAAACTACATTAACAAATAAACAAATGCAACTCCATGTATATTGCAAAGATGATTTAGAAGTTTGCATAGACGAAAGACGTATGGAACAAGTTATGTTAAATTTATTACACAATGCTTATCAACACTCACTAGAAAACACAACTATTACGATACGCGTACTCATAGAAACACATTCTTTTACAATAAGTGTAGAAGATGAAGGAGAAGGTATTCCTGAAGAAGATATTCCACATATTTTTGATCGTTTTTATCGTGTTGATAAATCCAGAACGAGAGCTACTGGAGGAAAAGGTATCGGGCTAGCTGTTGCAAAAGAAATTATAGAATTGCATAACGGTTCCATTCTAGTAACAAGCCAATTAGGAGTAGGAACAAACTTTATAATCGAACTACCTTTTGAGTAA
- a CDS encoding response regulator transcription factor produces the protein MVKILLVDDEERMLRLLDLFLSPRGYFCMKATSGLEALKLIEQKDFDIILLDVMMPNMDGWDTCYQIRQISNVPIIMLTARNQNYDMVKGLTMGADDYITKPFDEHVLVARIEAILRRTKKDGFVSFNGIEWDKTKHTVTVYNEKISLTPIEFSLLGLFLQNTNRAYSRDDLIEKIWGYETDIEYRTIDSHIRNIRDKLRKKGFPVENYLETVYKVGYKWKSE, from the coding sequence ATGGTAAAAATTTTATTAGTAGACGATGAAGAACGTATGTTACGATTATTAGATCTGTTCTTAAGCCCTCGCGGCTATTTTTGTATGAAAGCTACCTCTGGCCTTGAAGCGCTAAAATTAATAGAACAAAAAGACTTCGATATTATTTTGTTAGATGTCATGATGCCAAATATGGATGGATGGGATACTTGCTATCAAATTCGTCAAATTTCCAACGTTCCAATTATTATGCTAACAGCTCGTAATCAAAATTATGATATGGTGAAAGGTCTTACTATGGGCGCAGATGACTATATTACAAAACCATTTGATGAGCATGTATTAGTTGCACGCATTGAGGCTATATTACGCCGTACAAAGAAAGATGGATTTGTTAGCTTCAATGGTATTGAGTGGGATAAAACGAAACATACTGTCACAGTTTATAATGAGAAAATCTCACTAACACCTATCGAATTTTCGTTACTTGGACTATTTTTACAAAATACAAACCGCGCTTATAGCCGAGATGATTTAATCGAAAAAATTTGGGGTTATGAAACAGACATCGAATATAGAACAATCGATTCACATATTCGCAATATCCGTGATAAATTACGCAAAAAAGGATTTCCAGTTGAAAATTACTTAGAAACTGTTTATAAAGTCGGATATAAATGGAAAAGTGAATAA
- the fdhF gene encoding formate dehydrogenase subunit alpha, with protein MAEQTVRVTVDGKEFSASGEKTILQLFNESNLEHPQICHVPEVDPIQTCDTCIVEVDGKLMRACSTKLENGMHIERQSQRAKEAQTEAMDRILENHLLYCTVCDNNNGNCKVHNTVHMMGIEEQKYPYEPKVSACEVDMSHPFYRYDPNQCIACGQCVEVCQNLQVNETISIDWSLDRPRVIWDHGISINDSSCVSCGQCVTVCPCNALMEKSMLGEAGFMTGLKPDVLDPMIDFVKDVEPGYSSILAVSEVEAAMRKTKVNKTKTVCTFCGVGCSFEVWTKDRQILKVQPVSDAPVNGISTCVKGKFGWDFVNSEDRITKPLIRQGDMFVEASWEEALEVVASNMQHIKSEYGSDAFGFISSSKVTNEENYLMQKLARQIYGTNNVDNCSRYCQSPATDGLFKTVGMGGDAGTVKDIAEAGLVIIVGANPTEGHPVLATRVKRAHKLHEQKLIVADLRKHEMAERADLFIHPSQGTDYVWLAGITKYIIDQDWHDKKFIAENVKNFDEYSKMVEKYTLDYTEKITGISKENLKEMARMVYEADGTCVLWGMGVTQNTGGSTTSAAISNLLLVTGNYRRPGAGAYPLRGHNNVQGACDMATLPNWLPGYQAVSDDTLRAKFEKAYGTTIPKAPGLNNIAMLLAAEEGKLRGMYVMGEEMALVDSNANHVQHILANLDFLVVQDMFLSKTARFADVILPAAPSLEKEGTFTNTERRIQRLYEVLKPLGESKPDWWILQKVARALGGDWNYESPSEIMDEIASLAPLYSQATYDRLEGWNSLCWGSHDGSDTPLLYVDGFNFPDKLARLSLDEWVPPVVAPDEYDLLLNNGRMLEHFHEGNMTNKSAGILSKVSEVFVEISPELAIERNVKDGGLVELASPFGKIKVQALITDRVTGKELYLPMHATINEEAINILTGTATDIYTCTPAYKQTMVKMRVLREKGNRPLPSSNPRDKKRNPQNGVEIEQKWQRKQYVSLVD; from the coding sequence ATGGCAGAACAGACAGTCCGTGTAACCGTAGATGGTAAAGAATTTTCAGCATCAGGTGAAAAGACAATACTACAATTATTTAATGAGAGTAATTTGGAACATCCTCAAATTTGTCATGTACCAGAAGTAGATCCAATTCAAACTTGTGATACGTGTATTGTAGAAGTAGATGGAAAGTTAATGCGTGCTTGTTCAACGAAGCTTGAGAATGGTATGCATATTGAAAGACAGTCACAGCGTGCAAAAGAGGCACAGACTGAGGCAATGGATCGAATATTAGAGAATCATTTATTGTATTGTACTGTTTGTGATAACAATAATGGTAACTGTAAAGTCCATAACACAGTGCATATGATGGGAATTGAAGAACAGAAATATCCGTATGAGCCAAAAGTAAGTGCTTGTGAAGTGGATATGTCACATCCGTTTTATCGGTATGATCCAAATCAATGTATTGCTTGTGGACAGTGTGTAGAAGTATGTCAAAACTTACAGGTTAATGAAACTATATCGATAGACTGGAGCTTAGATCGTCCACGTGTTATATGGGATCATGGTATAAGCATAAATGACTCATCTTGTGTGAGTTGTGGGCAATGTGTAACAGTATGTCCATGTAATGCGTTGATGGAAAAATCAATGTTAGGTGAAGCTGGATTCATGACAGGATTAAAACCAGATGTGTTAGATCCGATGATTGATTTTGTAAAGGATGTAGAGCCTGGATATAGTAGTATTTTAGCGGTTTCAGAAGTAGAGGCTGCGATGCGTAAGACGAAAGTTAATAAAACAAAAACAGTTTGTACATTTTGTGGTGTCGGTTGTTCATTCGAAGTATGGACGAAAGATCGTCAAATTTTGAAAGTGCAACCTGTTTCAGATGCACCTGTTAATGGTATTTCCACATGTGTAAAAGGTAAATTTGGATGGGATTTTGTAAACAGCGAAGATCGTATTACAAAGCCATTAATTCGCCAAGGAGATATGTTTGTTGAAGCTTCTTGGGAAGAAGCTCTTGAAGTGGTTGCATCTAATATGCAGCATATTAAATCAGAATACGGCAGCGATGCATTTGGATTTATTTCTTCTTCAAAAGTAACGAATGAAGAAAATTACCTTATGCAAAAACTAGCTCGACAAATATATGGAACGAATAATGTAGACAACTGTTCTCGTTACTGTCAGTCGCCAGCGACAGATGGTTTATTTAAAACTGTCGGTATGGGCGGGGATGCTGGAACAGTGAAAGATATAGCTGAAGCAGGACTTGTCATTATTGTTGGTGCGAATCCAACAGAAGGACATCCTGTACTTGCGACGCGTGTAAAACGTGCTCATAAATTACACGAGCAAAAACTAATTGTAGCAGACCTTCGTAAACATGAAATGGCAGAGCGTGCGGATTTATTTATTCATCCGAGCCAAGGAACGGATTACGTATGGCTTGCTGGTATTACGAAATATATTATTGATCAAGATTGGCATGATAAAAAGTTCATAGCTGAAAACGTAAAGAATTTTGATGAATATAGCAAAATGGTAGAGAAATATACGCTGGACTATACAGAGAAAATTACAGGGATTTCGAAAGAAAATCTAAAAGAAATGGCTCGTATGGTATATGAAGCAGATGGTACTTGTGTACTTTGGGGAATGGGCGTAACTCAAAATACAGGAGGAAGTACGACGTCCGCTGCAATTTCAAATTTACTACTCGTTACGGGTAACTACCGTCGTCCTGGTGCAGGTGCATATCCATTACGAGGACATAATAACGTACAAGGTGCTTGTGATATGGCAACATTGCCAAACTGGCTTCCAGGTTATCAAGCAGTATCAGATGATACGCTTCGTGCTAAGTTTGAAAAAGCATATGGTACAACTATTCCGAAAGCGCCAGGATTAAATAATATTGCAATGTTACTTGCGGCAGAAGAAGGAAAACTACGTGGTATGTATGTCATGGGTGAAGAAATGGCTTTAGTCGATTCAAATGCGAACCATGTGCAACATATTTTAGCGAATTTAGATTTTCTTGTCGTTCAAGATATGTTCTTATCGAAAACAGCTCGTTTTGCTGATGTTATTTTACCAGCAGCACCAAGTTTAGAAAAAGAAGGAACATTTACGAATACAGAGCGCCGTATCCAAAGGTTGTATGAAGTATTAAAGCCGCTTGGTGAGTCAAAACCAGACTGGTGGATTTTACAAAAAGTAGCTCGTGCACTTGGTGGGGATTGGAATTACGAAAGTCCGAGTGAAATTATGGATGAAATTGCATCACTTGCACCATTATATTCTCAAGCAACGTACGACCGTCTAGAAGGATGGAATAGTTTATGTTGGGGTAGTCATGATGGTAGCGATACACCGCTATTATATGTAGACGGATTTAACTTCCCAGATAAACTTGCTCGTCTATCATTAGATGAATGGGTACCACCGGTTGTAGCACCAGATGAGTATGATTTACTTTTAAATAATGGACGCATGCTCGAGCATTTCCATGAAGGGAATATGACGAATAAGTCGGCTGGTATTTTATCTAAAGTATCTGAAGTATTCGTTGAAATTTCACCGGAACTTGCTATAGAGCGCAATGTGAAAGATGGTGGTCTTGTGGAATTAGCATCACCATTTGGGAAAATTAAAGTACAAGCGCTTATTACTGATCGTGTAACGGGGAAAGAGCTATATTTACCGATGCATGCAACGATAAATGAAGAAGCAATTAATATTTTAACTGGGACGGCAACAGACATTTATACGTGTACACCGGCGTATAAACAAACGATGGTGAAAATGCGTGTATTACGTGAAAAAGGAAACCGCCCGTTACCATCTTCGAACCCGCGAGATAAAAAGCGTAATCCGCAAAATGGTGTTGAAATCGAGCAAAAGTGGCAAAGAAAACAATACGTATCACTTGTGGACTAG
- a CDS encoding GNAT family N-acetyltransferase, translating into MDIHVLTKDEAEIYLELRVEGLKQNPEAFSSSYEDIINKECAIEYKAQKLAQDENYTLGAFKDGQLIGVATLETKPYVKQEHKAKIGSVYVSPKARGLGAGKALIKECLELAKSLEVEQVMLDVVVGNDGAKKLYESLGFKTFGVQERSLKYNGQYWDEEHMVLFLDENK; encoded by the coding sequence TTGGATATCCATGTATTAACAAAAGACGAAGCGGAAATTTACTTAGAACTTCGTGTAGAAGGATTAAAGCAAAACCCTGAAGCTTTCAGCTCTTCTTATGAAGATATTATTAATAAAGAGTGTGCGATTGAATATAAAGCACAAAAATTAGCACAAGATGAAAACTATACGCTAGGTGCATTTAAAGATGGGCAATTAATCGGGGTTGCAACGCTGGAAACGAAACCATATGTAAAACAAGAACATAAAGCTAAAATCGGTTCTGTATATGTGTCTCCAAAAGCACGCGGACTTGGAGCAGGAAAAGCACTTATTAAAGAATGTCTTGAACTTGCTAAATCTTTAGAGGTAGAACAAGTTATGCTTGATGTTGTTGTTGGCAACGATGGCGCAAAAAAACTTTATGAATCATTAGGATTTAAAACATTCGGTGTGCAAGAACGTTCATTAAAATATAACGGACAATATTGGGACGAAGAGCATATGGTCTTATTCTTAGATGAAAATAAATAA
- the fdhD gene encoding formate dehydrogenase accessory sulfurtransferase FdhD, translated as MGPTQENYTIVRYQSGTFSKQLDEIVTESPITIKINGEEYVTVVCTPNYIEDMVIGFLISEGIISSYKDVGELWIQKDNGIVHVTSSKVNPLYQNLYNKRYITSCCGKGRQGFIFANDAAKAKDLHDIHVKISPEECFHLMNTLQQSSTTFRQTGGVHNTALCDRNNILISRMDIGRHNALDKIYGHCLRNDISVKGKIIAFSGRISSEILLKVSKIGCEIVLSKSAPTKLALQLAQDLGITVVGFIRNKSCNIYTHPHRIDGYQSNN; from the coding sequence ATGGGGCCTACGCAAGAGAATTATACAATTGTACGCTATCAGTCTGGTACATTTTCAAAACAACTTGATGAGATTGTTACAGAATCTCCTATCACTATTAAAATAAATGGCGAAGAGTATGTAACAGTCGTATGTACACCAAATTACATCGAAGATATGGTAATTGGTTTTTTAATTTCTGAAGGAATTATTTCTTCCTATAAAGATGTTGGAGAACTATGGATTCAAAAAGATAATGGAATTGTCCATGTAACATCATCAAAAGTAAATCCTCTCTATCAAAATTTATATAATAAACGATATATCACTTCCTGTTGTGGAAAAGGTAGACAAGGTTTTATTTTCGCTAACGATGCTGCAAAAGCAAAAGATTTACATGATATACATGTGAAAATTAGTCCTGAAGAATGCTTTCACTTAATGAATACTTTACAACAATCTTCCACTACATTTCGCCAAACTGGTGGGGTTCACAATACCGCGCTATGTGATCGAAACAATATCCTCATATCAAGAATGGATATTGGAAGACATAATGCATTAGATAAAATATATGGTCATTGTTTGCGCAACGATATATCCGTTAAAGGAAAAATCATCGCATTTAGTGGGCGTATTTCATCCGAAATTTTACTCAAAGTTTCAAAAATCGGATGTGAAATTGTTCTATCTAAATCCGCTCCAACAAAACTAGCATTGCAACTCGCTCAAGATTTAGGCATTACAGTCGTAGGATTTATTAGAAATAAATCTTGCAATATTTACACACATCCACATCGAATTGATGGTTATCAATCGAATAACTAA